In Sedimentibacter sp. MB31-C6, one genomic interval encodes:
- a CDS encoding phospho-sugar mutase, with protein sequence MYREKLEEWLQSPYIDTSIKNELKSIEDNDGEIEDRFYKDLEFGTGGMRGKIGAGTNRINLITVAKATQGISNFLNEKYSNDEISIAIAFDSRHMSSEFSKKTASVFAANNIKVYLFESLRPTPELSFAVRHFKCKAGIVITASHNPPEYNGYKVYDEFGGQVVKYADEIINNINKVEIKNIKNTYFDNNPMIKIIGSDIDTLYIDEIKKLSLRKDIEKSIKIVYTPLHGTGNKLVRRVLRETGYKDITIVKEQENPDPNFSTIKSPNPEDIDSFEIAIDIAKKTKADIIIGTDPDCDRIGLVVKNNNDEYIPLNGNQTGALLLNYILNTLKEKNSLPRNGAFVKTIVTSELSKEIASKYSITTFNTLTGFKYIAELMQSFQESGKYNFLIGYEESYGYLAGTFVRDKDAVIASLLICEMAAYYNTKGKLLLDVLQELYEEFGYYIEETLSFSFGGVTGQNKMKEIMDFFRMNKMNTFAKKSISYINDYKIGLSYNIINKNKEKLNYPKSDVLKFCFDDGSWLVLRPSGTEPKLKIYFSVKGENEEKSKEALKCFKEEMSNIINQI encoded by the coding sequence ATGTATAGGGAGAAACTCGAAGAATGGTTGCAAAGCCCATATATAGATACATCAATTAAAAATGAACTAAAATCAATAGAAGATAATGACGGTGAGATTGAAGATAGATTTTATAAGGATTTAGAATTTGGTACTGGAGGAATGCGTGGAAAAATAGGCGCTGGTACTAATCGCATAAACTTAATAACTGTAGCAAAAGCAACTCAGGGGATTTCTAATTTTTTAAATGAAAAATATTCAAATGATGAAATTAGTATTGCAATAGCCTTTGACTCTAGGCATATGTCATCAGAGTTTTCAAAAAAAACAGCATCTGTTTTTGCAGCTAATAATATTAAGGTATATTTGTTTGAAAGCTTGAGACCAACACCTGAATTATCATTTGCTGTTAGACACTTTAAATGTAAAGCTGGAATTGTTATAACTGCTAGTCATAATCCTCCAGAATACAATGGTTATAAAGTATACGACGAATTTGGAGGACAGGTAGTTAAATATGCTGATGAAATAATTAATAATATTAATAAAGTTGAAATTAAGAATATAAAAAATACATATTTTGATAATAATCCTATGATAAAAATTATAGGTAGTGATATAGATACATTATATATTGATGAAATAAAAAAATTAAGTTTAAGAAAAGATATAGAAAAAAGCATTAAGATTGTTTATACGCCATTACATGGTACAGGAAACAAGTTAGTAAGAAGGGTGCTAAGGGAAACAGGATACAAGGATATAACAATTGTTAAAGAGCAGGAAAACCCAGATCCTAATTTTTCAACAATAAAATCGCCTAATCCTGAAGATATAGATTCCTTTGAAATTGCAATAGATATAGCAAAAAAGACAAAGGCAGATATAATAATCGGTACTGATCCTGACTGTGACAGAATTGGCCTAGTAGTAAAAAATAACAATGATGAATATATTCCTTTAAATGGAAATCAGACAGGAGCATTGTTATTAAATTATATTTTGAATACATTAAAAGAGAAGAATTCTTTGCCAAGGAACGGTGCTTTTGTTAAGACAATAGTAACAAGTGAATTGTCTAAAGAAATTGCTTCAAAATATAGTATTACAACCTTTAACACGTTGACAGGGTTTAAATATATTGCAGAGTTAATGCAATCTTTTCAAGAGTCTGGGAAGTATAACTTTTTGATTGGTTATGAAGAAAGTTATGGTTATTTAGCAGGGACATTTGTAAGAGACAAAGATGCTGTTATTGCATCCTTGCTTATTTGTGAAATGGCTGCATATTACAATACAAAAGGTAAGTTACTATTAGATGTGCTCCAAGAATTGTATGAAGAGTTTGGTTATTATATAGAAGAAACCCTTTCATTTAGCTTCGGTGGAGTTACTGGTCAAAATAAAATGAAAGAGATTATGGATTTTTTTAGAATGAATAAGATGAATACTTTTGCTAAGAAAAGTATTTCTTATATAAATGATTATAAAATTGGGTTATCATATAATATTATAAATAAAAATAAAGAAAAACTCAATTATCCAAAATCTGATGTTCTTAAGTTTTGCTTTGATGATGGATCATGGCTAGTACTTAGACCTTCAGGGACAGAACCAAAATTGAAAATCTATTTTTCTGTGAAGGGAGAAAATGAAGAAAAATCAAAAGAAGCATTAAAGTGCTTTAAAGAAGAAATGTCGAACATAATTAATCAAATTTAA